ATTTGAATCAGATTCTCGTCTTGATCGACTGTTACAGGATACCCTTTCCAGCCCGTGAAGAGGATTGTTAGCCCTGCTTGCCACAACATGTGTATTCCATTGGGATAGAGAAGTGTGACAAGCAAAGTCTCTGACCAGTCGCTCATCATGACTTGACCTGTGGCATGATTTGTTCCCAGCGTGCGTAGACTAGAAGACAATAACTCAACAAGTTTAGCAGAAGCCTGCCCGCATGCTTTGAGAGATGAAACGAATTGGGGGTCTGCAGTTGTAAACGACAAAGCCGGGCGATGTATGTGAATTGTAGCAACGCAGTGTGCAACTCTCAGAAACGTGGCCTCTAGAGACTTGGTAGTCATCGACGTGGCCGGCTCAGATTCAAGCTCAGGTTCAAGAACAACCCGCTCCCACATGTTAAGCTCAGCTTGTAGACGTGCAATCTTAGTAACGCCTCCTCGGCGCCGAGTTGTAGTGTAGAGGTCTTCGAGAGTACGGCCAATAATGCGAGCAAGCTTGAACAGACTAATGGCTGTATCCACTTGTGATCGCTCACCCGGTAAAGGGAATTCGACATGAGTGCGAGACAAGAGGTTATGATCGACACTTGTCGGGAAATCGGTATCAACATCTTGATCACGAATCAGACGGGGCATTCCATGATAAGCGCTTGAGAACCTGGGGAAGGAGTTAGTAACAACGCAACAGGGCAAAGTTTTGAGATACTGGCATACGCATCTAAGGAATACTGGCACCACCATGCCCGCCTTCTCAGTTCCGTCTCGAGGGGGTCAAACTTGAATCGATCAGAATGTCGATGCAATCCCAAATTCTGAGCCAGTCGAGTAGCTAGACCAGATATGTGGGATGCTGTGGAATAGCGCCCTGACAGCTGAACATATATCTGTGTGATTACTAGACCCTGCAAGCTTTGCAAACATGGCTGGCCAATAACTCTTTCCAACAAAGTAGTGGAAATCATGTAAAAGGGTTCAGAGGCACACAAGAAGTGATTGTGCTGCTGTATACAATCTTCTTTCTGGCCAATCATTCCTAATGCAAGTAGAGCAAGTGTTTGGTAAAGGATAACAACATCATAGCCTCGACTTTGATACGAGCTCAGTAGCCCATGGATGGCATCAATTGTCGATGACTTGTGAACAATAGGATACAATGGCGTCCATCTGTCTATAGTTGCTTCCACAATCTCAATTGTGTTCGGAGGAAGTTGAGCGATAATATCCACCACTGGCGACGCAGAACTGTGGACTGAAGCTTTCCAAGGACTATGTAGGTATAGGCCATATGCACAGCTGGGAAGTGCATCCTTATGCATgtggagaagttgaagctgctgtTCAGCTTGACTTATGAAGTGGACGCCTGTAGTTGAACCGCCAAACATAGGTGCTTGTCGATCATCCGCCACAAGACGGCCCATATGACCAATCACCGGCTCGTTCACCTGGGTGGTGCTCGTTTGATGGCCAGATGAGCTGAGCGCAGTAGGGAGTATTGTTCCTTGAGCAGCCGGCTGAAAGGGAAGCGGCCGGGGAGTTCTGGCATTCGTTGGAGATATTGCGAGTGCTGCATTCTGTATATAGCCGGTGTCTGTGGCATATTGGAAAACATCTGGTGGTGTTTCACGGCGCTGCTCAATGCCTTCAGCCTCGTAGAAACTATAATAGGTTAGGAATCGATCTAATCTAACATGGCGGAAATGGACGTCTTGCCTTTTACGCTTCCTGTTTCTCTTCAGCTTAGCAGTTGTAACACAGACAACATTGGCTTGGAGACATGGAGAACACTACAAGAAGGGATCAGCAACACTTATACAGGGGGAAGATGCATATTACTTACATCATGTTCTTGGCCATGACATCGAATCTTCCTTCTAAGGCATGTATTAGTGGGGAGCGATGGTTGCATTCTGTAATATAGGACATACCGTCGACAACGGTCACTATCCAACTCGTGTTAGCATAAGACATCCAAAAAGTGGTTATAAATTGCGATGAGCGGTGGCAACATACCATACTTGACCTGGAACTCGATTAGATGGCGAGTCGGAGGGCGCCCTGTCGTGTGTTGAAGTCATTGTGAAGGTTACGAAGATCCAGTTGCATTGTCcgaaaaataataaaaggttgTTCCCGCGTGCGGGGTCGGTTGACTAAGCGAAATCGGGAGTATAGGAGGGGGAGATATATAAAACCATTTAAAAGGCAATTTAATAGTGGCCCTTCTGCTATCTAAAGTTTTATCCTAAAAGCTCTTTTAATTTTAAGAAGGCATATTAAGCAAGGATTTATAAGGGAGAAAGTAGTCCATTGATGATAAAGATAAAGCCCCTTTCACTTAAACCAACGAGCCGTAATGACTTTGGCATTTATTTCATAAAGTAAAGGAGGGAGAAATAAGAGTTACCTCAGATACGAtagagcttgagaagcagttATACTGGGAGGAATTCTAATACATGCTAGTCTCGATACCCTATTGAGCACTTGTAGCTTCCTCTCCAACAATAACCCTTGAAAAAATAAGATAGCCCCACAGGTCGAGCATATGGTTACTCAAGCACTGGATACATGTTATACAGCTACTAGTTGTGAACGTATAAATGTAGTTACCGGAAGGTATAGTTACACTTACCTCGCACTATTAATTTATCCCCACTTCCCCGAATTCGCGCCCTAGACCTCTAGGCAGAGACTGAGATAGTTAAGAGCCTAGAATGCTAGACCTTTATTTACGGAAATTGGGCAAGTTCTAGTATTGACTGTTTTAAAGCTAAAAGTCTAAATTGGCATCTTTCTGCTTCCATTATTTGACAACCCTCTTCTGCCAAATTAGATGCATTGGTCTTGATTGTGTTATCTCCTTAACTGATGTGTTGACCGCACCATGAAGTAGAACGCGTCATGAACCAGAGACCGGGGAACAGCCGGGAGTCACCCTTGTGGTCTAGCCTATCTGAGGAGGACAGTGCCAAATAAGGGCCCTCCGCCATTACAGTTACAGTGAGGAGCTGAAGGTCCGAGATATTTGTACACTTAACCATCCAATTGACCTAATAGCAGAAATAA
Above is a window of Fusarium oxysporum Fo47 chromosome XII, complete sequence DNA encoding:
- a CDS encoding fungal-specific transcription factor domain-containing protein, with amino-acid sequence MTSTHDRAPSDSPSNRVPGQVCDRCRRFYEAEGIEQRRETPPDVFQYATDTGYIQNAALAISPTNARTPRPLPFQPAAQGTILPTALSSSGHQTSTTQVNEPVIGHMGRLVADDRQAPMFGGSTTGVHFISQAEQQLQLLHMHKDALPSCAYGLYLHSPWKASVHSSASPVVDIIAQLPPNTIEIVEATIDRWTPLYPIVHKSSTIDAIHGLLSSYQSRGYDVVILYQTLALLALGMIGQKEDCIQQHNHFLCASEPFYMISTTLLERVIGQPCLQSLQGLVITQIYVQLSGRYSTASHISGLATRLAQNLGLHRHSDRFKFDPLETELRRRAWWCQYSLDAFSSAYHGMPRLIRDQDVDTDFPTSVDHNLLSRTHVEFPLPGERSQVDTAISLFKLARIIGRTLEDLYTTTRRRGGVTKIARLQAELNMWERVVLEPELESEPATSMTTKSLEATFLRVAHCVATIHIHRPALSFTTADPQFVSSLKACGQASAKLVELLSSSLRTLGTNHATGQVMMSDWSETLLVTLLYPNGIHMLWQAGLTILFTGWKGYPVTVDQDENLIQICIATLREFHRHTDDVGNHIGQCADILELLCKKVFSELETLPNLEQLQWNIWDWPIASALELPCLWDWKLKTTLYYGDP